From a region of the Pirellulales bacterium genome:
- a CDS encoding PQQ-binding-like beta-propeller repeat protein, with product MLARRFVSAWGIVAFLLGCLSAVADDWPQWRGPTRDGVWREEGILNKFAAPQLAIRWRQKIGPGYNGPTVADGLVYVMDRQVEPQPVERVHCFDAATGEPRWNYSYDCVYNQVGYQAGPRAAVTMDTGKAYSLGTMGHLFCFDAHSGDMLWKKDLNAEYQIQMPIWGIAASPLIDGQRLILQIGGKHACVVALNKDTGTEVWKALDDRAQYSAPIIIQQAGQPVLVVWTGDAVVGLNPTDGRVFWREPMKPSQMPIGVVTPTVANSRLFVSSFYDGSLMLKLHQDAPTVERVWREMGIDEQHTKGLHCMIGTPILAGDFVYGVDSYGELRCLNADTGERIWESLKAVPKARWSTIHMVENGGRIFMFNERGELLIAKLSPQGFEELSRAKLIEPTRDQLGQRKGVCWSHPAFANRCIFARNDKEIVCVSLSAM from the coding sequence ATGCTAGCTCGCAGGTTCGTTTCCGCTTGGGGGATCGTCGCTTTTTTGCTCGGCTGCCTGTCGGCTGTCGCCGACGATTGGCCGCAGTGGCGGGGACCAACGCGCGACGGAGTTTGGCGGGAAGAGGGCATTTTGAACAAGTTCGCCGCGCCGCAGTTGGCGATCCGTTGGCGACAAAAAATCGGCCCTGGTTACAACGGGCCGACCGTGGCCGACGGGTTGGTTTACGTGATGGACCGCCAGGTGGAGCCGCAGCCGGTTGAGCGGGTGCATTGTTTCGATGCGGCCACGGGCGAACCGAGATGGAACTACTCCTACGATTGCGTCTACAACCAAGTCGGCTATCAGGCTGGCCCGCGCGCCGCGGTGACCATGGATACTGGCAAGGCGTATTCTCTCGGTACAATGGGGCACCTGTTTTGTTTCGACGCCCATTCGGGCGATATGCTTTGGAAAAAGGACTTGAATGCCGAATATCAGATTCAAATGCCAATTTGGGGCATTGCTGCTTCGCCGCTGATCGATGGCCAGCGATTGATTTTGCAAATCGGCGGTAAGCACGCATGCGTCGTCGCATTGAATAAAGACACCGGCACGGAAGTTTGGAAGGCTCTCGACGATCGAGCGCAGTATTCAGCGCCGATCATCATTCAGCAGGCTGGCCAACCCGTGTTGGTTGTCTGGACGGGAGATGCCGTCGTCGGACTTAACCCGACCGATGGCCGAGTTTTCTGGCGCGAACCAATGAAGCCATCGCAAATGCCCATTGGCGTCGTGACGCCGACGGTGGCAAACAGCCGGCTGTTTGTATCGTCGTTCTACGATGGCTCATTAATGTTGAAGCTGCATCAAGACGCTCCAACCGTCGAGCGAGTTTGGCGCGAGATGGGCATTGATGAGCAGCACACGAAAGGCCTGCATTGCATGATCGGCACACCGATCTTGGCGGGCGATTTCGTGTACGGCGTCGATAGCTACGGAGAGCTGCGCTGCTTGAATGCCGACACGGGCGAGCGAATTTGGGAAAGTCTCAAAGCGGTTCCCAAAGCGCGGTGGAGCACGATTCACATGGTTGAAAATGGCGGGCGCATTTTTATGTTCAATGAACGCGGTGAGCTTCTGATCGCAAAGCTGTCTCCCCAGGGGTTCGAGGAGCTTAGTCGGGCCAAACTGATCGAACCCACGCGCGACCAGCTCGGCCAGCGCAAGGGGGTCTGCTGGTCGCATCCGGCCTTTGCGAATCGCTGCATTTTTGCACGCAACGACAAAGAAATCGTCTGCGTTAGCCTGTCGGCCATGTAG
- a CDS encoding GDSL family lipase, giving the protein MLHQGTEKRHESFNARAKQGKVDLIFIGDSITQGWEGEGKDVWRKFYDGRKAMNLGIGGDRTQHVLWRLENGNIDGIKPKLAVIMIGTNNVPAGNAPDEIAAGIEAIVKKIRTALPETKILLLGIFPRDAKPDSEMRAKIGKVNAKISKLSDGSNVVYLDIGPKFLNADGTLSKEIMPDLLHLSPQGYQIWADAIEPKVAELLGEHK; this is encoded by the coding sequence ATGCTTCATCAGGGCACGGAAAAACGCCACGAAAGTTTTAATGCGCGCGCCAAGCAGGGTAAGGTGGACCTGATTTTCATCGGCGACTCGATTACCCAAGGCTGGGAAGGCGAGGGTAAAGATGTTTGGCGGAAATTCTACGATGGCCGCAAAGCAATGAACCTCGGCATCGGCGGCGACCGCACCCAACACGTCCTCTGGCGACTGGAAAACGGCAACATCGACGGCATCAAACCGAAGCTGGCGGTCATCATGATCGGCACGAACAATGTTCCCGCCGGCAACGCGCCGGATGAAATTGCCGCCGGCATCGAGGCGATCGTCAAAAAAATTCGAACCGCTTTGCCCGAAACCAAAATCCTACTGCTCGGTATTTTCCCTCGCGACGCGAAGCCCGATAGCGAAATGCGTGCAAAGATCGGCAAGGTAAACGCGAAGATTTCCAAGCTTTCTGACGGCAGCAACGTCGTGTATCTCGATATTGGCCCGAAATTTTTGAACGCGGATGGCACGCTATCAAAAGAAATTATGCCCGACTTGCTCCATCTTTCACCTCAGGGTTACCAGATATGGGCCGATGCCATTGAACCGAAAGTGGCCGAGTTATTGGGTGAACACAAATAA
- a CDS encoding DUF1080 domain-containing protein, translated as MKLHLLLFACCICLFLSAALAHAADNTPPAGFTPLFNGQDLTGWKGLVADPPKRAKMTAEQLAAEQEKADQSMREHWKAVDGVLLFDGKGDNLCTSKDYGDFEMLVDWKIEPKGDSGIYLRGSPQVQIWDTANANADVGSGGLYNNQKNPSKPSDKADRPVGQWNTFRIRMVGDKVSVWLNGKQVVDNVTMENYWDRDKPIDPTGAIELQNHGNTLYFKNIYVKEL; from the coding sequence ATGAAACTTCATTTACTGCTTTTTGCCTGTTGCATCTGTCTGTTTTTGTCCGCAGCTTTGGCTCACGCCGCCGATAATACGCCGCCGGCAGGGTTCACCCCGCTGTTTAACGGCCAAGACTTGACCGGTTGGAAAGGCTTGGTCGCCGATCCTCCGAAGCGTGCCAAGATGACGGCCGAGCAACTGGCCGCGGAGCAGGAAAAGGCCGACCAGAGCATGCGAGAACATTGGAAGGCCGTCGATGGCGTGCTACTGTTCGACGGCAAAGGCGACAACCTTTGCACAAGCAAAGATTACGGCGATTTTGAGATGTTGGTCGACTGGAAGATCGAACCAAAAGGCGATAGCGGCATTTACCTCCGCGGCTCGCCGCAGGTTCAAATTTGGGATACCGCCAACGCCAACGCCGACGTTGGTTCGGGCGGGCTATATAACAATCAAAAAAATCCCAGCAAGCCTTCCGATAAGGCAGATCGTCCGGTCGGCCAGTGGAATACGTTTCGCATCCGCATGGTCGGCGACAAGGTAAGTGTCTGGCTCAACGGCAAACAAGTCGTCGATAACGTAACAATGGAGAATTACTGGGATCGCGACAAGCCCATCGATCCGACCGGTGCCATCGAACTGCAAAACCACGGCAATACACTCTATTTCAAGAATATCTACGTGAAAGAGTTATAG
- a CDS encoding metal-dependent hydrolase — protein MIDNAPVKSLEFKGLTIEGYSRAAVQTYWRLPEMKLGFDLGLQPWAFMGTETWFVSHCHLDHIAALPVYVARRRMMKMTPPTIYLPEYAVEPAERILKLFTRLDGGRMPCNLVATKPGDEIDLSREHVVTVSATEHRVPSLGFVVWDRRHKLKPEFHGLPGDKIRDLRQAGTEVTAEVRVPLLAYLGDSAPGGLDRCPAMYEARVLITELTFIAPSHRKEKIHKFGHIHLDDLLERRERFKNELIIAAHFSARYTGKRIRHLVERRIPDMLGGRLHLWV, from the coding sequence ATGATCGATAATGCTCCCGTCAAATCGCTCGAGTTCAAGGGCCTCACGATCGAGGGCTACTCGCGGGCCGCCGTGCAAACCTATTGGCGGCTGCCCGAAATGAAGTTGGGATTCGATTTGGGGTTGCAGCCGTGGGCATTTATGGGAACCGAAACGTGGTTCGTGTCGCATTGCCATCTCGATCACATCGCCGCCCTGCCAGTGTACGTCGCCCGGCGTCGGATGATGAAAATGACGCCGCCGACCATCTATCTGCCCGAATACGCCGTCGAGCCAGCCGAGCGGATTTTGAAATTGTTCACGCGACTGGACGGCGGTCGGATGCCCTGCAACCTGGTGGCGACCAAGCCGGGAGACGAAATCGACCTGTCGCGGGAACACGTTGTCACGGTGTCGGCCACCGAGCATCGAGTGCCGTCGCTGGGGTTTGTCGTGTGGGACCGTCGTCACAAACTGAAACCCGAGTTTCATGGCCTGCCGGGAGACAAAATCCGCGACCTGAGGCAGGCCGGCACCGAAGTGACGGCCGAGGTGCGCGTGCCGCTGCTGGCCTATTTGGGAGACAGCGCCCCTGGCGGACTCGACCGCTGCCCGGCGATGTACGAGGCCCGCGTGCTGATTACCGAGTTGACGTTCATCGCCCCTTCTCACCGCAAGGAAAAAATCCACAAATTTGGCCATATCCATCTGGACGACCTGCTGGAACGCCGCGAACGATTCAAGAACGAACTGATTATCGCGGCCCATTTCAGCGCGCGGTACACCGGCAAGCGCATCCGGCACCTGGTCGAGCGACGAATTCCCGACATGCTGGGCGGGCGGCTGCATTTGTGGGTTTGA
- the ispE gene encoding 4-(cytidine 5'-diphospho)-2-C-methyl-D-erythritol kinase — MVPISLCDTLVVEDDPTGEIALQASWVTGLNNHRQGLVGGALATDNLPAMPEGDENIVVRAARLLARAAGIRRGVRVRLVKRIPSAAGLGGGSSDAAATLVAANCVWNLSWPLDRLTEVAAQLGSDVPFFLAGGPAACRGRGEKVEPIAGLGMLHFVVVRPPEGLSTAAVYRACQPGKPSTSLNRVVAELTCRNWTALGPIAFNGLLTSARELSPSVGRVLDRLKETACPLVGMSGSGSSCFAIARNSRDARQLARRLRNEGIGRTWTVRSMQQGNNFMEAFIR, encoded by the coding sequence ATGGTTCCCATCAGCCTTTGCGACACGCTCGTTGTCGAGGACGATCCGACCGGCGAGATTGCGCTGCAAGCCTCATGGGTAACAGGACTTAACAACCATCGACAGGGCTTGGTGGGCGGCGCTTTGGCGACCGACAACCTGCCAGCAATGCCCGAAGGAGATGAAAACATTGTCGTGCGTGCGGCCCGACTGCTCGCACGGGCCGCTGGAATTCGTCGCGGCGTCAGGGTGAGATTGGTGAAGCGGATTCCATCGGCGGCCGGCTTGGGAGGAGGGTCGAGCGATGCCGCTGCGACCCTAGTCGCGGCCAACTGCGTATGGAATTTGAGTTGGCCGCTCGATCGACTGACCGAAGTAGCTGCTCAATTGGGCAGCGACGTGCCTTTTTTTCTTGCTGGCGGACCAGCCGCGTGCCGTGGCCGAGGCGAGAAAGTCGAGCCGATTGCCGGACTGGGAATGTTACATTTTGTGGTAGTCAGGCCGCCGGAAGGGCTTTCGACGGCCGCGGTTTATCGGGCCTGTCAGCCCGGCAAGCCGTCTACCTCGTTGAATCGAGTCGTTGCGGAGTTGACCTGTCGAAACTGGACGGCGCTTGGGCCCATCGCGTTCAACGGCTTGTTAACTTCCGCGCGAGAGTTGTCGCCAAGCGTCGGAAGGGTGCTCGATCGATTGAAAGAGACCGCATGCCCGCTGGTTGGCATGAGCGGCAGCGGCAGCAGTTGTTTTGCCATCGCCCGCAACAGCCGCGATGCAAGACAATTGGCACGGCGATTGCGAAATGAAGGAATCGGGCGAACTTGGACGGTTCGGTCCATGCAGCAGGGGAACAATTTTATGGAGGCGTTTATTCGGTAG
- a CDS encoding PmoA family protein: MEKACSVRRAACLLAAIVAFSSAVRAAGITITVEAGKFDRRHSPIVVPITQKNLDLGNVVVAGAERKCLSQVTGPSLLAAPNAVNELHFILPSEDAGQSKLFKTTEVQLKPPASFRWEEHPGESMDLFDGARLVLTYICKPLDESSPEAREATLKPFHHVYDPSGKVLLTKGPGGLFTHHRGLFFGFMKVTYDGDKVCDVWHCRDGAYQRHEKVISSEAGPVLARQRSAISWHGRASELFANEERELTVYHVPDGTLIDFASRVAPLSGTMKVDGDPQHAGFQFRAAQEVAMQTQTGQDDAVNRRFIAKGKLQPNPQTYYLRPDGKGKLGETRNWDAKTPEINTVNLPWNAMSIVVGGQRYTVEYMDSPNNPKEARYSERDYGRFGSYFVAEATPAAPLEVRYRLWIQSGEMTIEQAAAKDADFDEPPKVTVTQFPDSSSNSTGNHAP, from the coding sequence ATGGAAAAAGCTTGCTCTGTGCGGCGCGCCGCCTGCTTGCTGGCTGCCATCGTTGCATTTTCCTCGGCGGTTCGTGCGGCAGGTATCACGATCACGGTCGAGGCCGGCAAGTTCGATCGACGGCATTCACCGATCGTCGTTCCAATCACACAGAAAAATCTTGACCTCGGAAACGTCGTCGTCGCGGGCGCTGAGCGGAAATGCCTGTCGCAAGTCACTGGTCCGAGCCTGCTCGCTGCACCGAACGCCGTGAACGAACTGCATTTTATCTTGCCGTCGGAAGACGCGGGGCAAAGCAAGCTATTCAAGACAACCGAGGTTCAACTCAAACCACCGGCCAGCTTTCGATGGGAAGAACACCCCGGCGAGTCCATGGACTTGTTTGATGGCGCTCGCCTGGTGCTAACGTATATCTGCAAGCCGCTCGATGAATCGTCGCCGGAAGCGCGCGAGGCAACATTGAAGCCGTTTCATCATGTGTACGACCCGTCGGGCAAGGTGTTGTTGACCAAAGGCCCCGGCGGGCTGTTCACGCATCATCGCGGGCTGTTTTTCGGTTTCATGAAAGTTACCTACGACGGCGACAAAGTTTGCGACGTGTGGCATTGCCGCGACGGTGCTTACCAGCGACACGAAAAAGTGATTTCCAGCGAGGCGGGACCGGTGCTGGCGCGGCAGCGTTCCGCAATAAGCTGGCACGGCAGAGCAAGCGAGCTATTTGCCAACGAAGAGCGTGAACTGACGGTTTACCATGTGCCGGACGGAACGTTGATCGATTTTGCGTCGCGCGTCGCGCCGCTCAGCGGAACAATGAAAGTTGACGGCGATCCGCAACATGCCGGGTTTCAATTTCGCGCCGCACAAGAGGTGGCGATGCAGACGCAAACGGGTCAAGACGATGCCGTCAACCGCAGGTTCATTGCCAAAGGGAAGTTGCAACCCAACCCGCAAACGTACTACTTGCGCCCCGACGGCAAAGGCAAACTCGGCGAAACTCGCAATTGGGACGCGAAGACGCCTGAGATCAACACGGTCAATTTGCCGTGGAACGCCATGAGCATCGTCGTCGGTGGCCAGCGGTATACGGTAGAATATATGGACTCGCCCAACAATCCGAAGGAAGCTCGCTACAGCGAACGGGATTACGGCCGTTTTGGCTCGTACTTCGTCGCCGAAGCGACCCCAGCAGCGCCGCTCGAAGTTCGCTATCGCCTATGGATTCAATCGGGCGAAATGACGATCGAACAAGCAGCGGCAAAGGATGCCGATTTTGACGAACCACCGAAAGTCACCGTAACGCAATTTCCCGATTCGTCCTCGAACAGCACCGGAAACCACGCACCATGA
- a CDS encoding Gfo/Idh/MocA family oxidoreductase has protein sequence MAKKKVRVAIVGLGFGAEFIPLYQRHPHAEMYAICRRNEAELNKVGDVFKVETRYTKLEDVLADPKVDAVHINSPIPDHAAQTIASLDAGKHVACTVPMGTSLDECRRIVEAQRRANKNYMMMETVVYSREFLFVKEMYDKGELGRIQFLRGSHQQDMDGWPNYWPGLPPMWYATHCVSPCLALMNKLAESVVCHGSGRIREELVRHYNSPYAIETATFKMRDSDVVAEVTRSLFDVARQYRESFDAYGDKKSFEWQQIEHEKPTIHTKNTAETPRTEAEIPQRVKVPDYAHLLPRSIRKFTKKGVYDLDGTQHLSFTQGAGHGGSHPHLAHEFLMSIVEERPARPDAETSANWTMTGICAHESAVSGGTRVEIPRF, from the coding sequence AGGCCGAACTGAACAAGGTCGGCGACGTGTTCAAAGTGGAAACACGATACACGAAGCTGGAGGACGTACTGGCCGATCCTAAAGTGGACGCGGTTCACATCAATTCGCCAATTCCCGATCATGCCGCGCAGACAATCGCTTCGCTTGACGCCGGCAAGCACGTCGCCTGCACGGTGCCGATGGGAACTTCGCTCGACGAATGCCGGCGGATTGTTGAAGCTCAGCGTCGCGCCAATAAGAACTACATGATGATGGAAACCGTCGTCTATAGCCGCGAGTTTCTGTTCGTCAAGGAAATGTACGACAAAGGTGAGCTTGGCCGCATCCAGTTCCTCCGCGGCTCGCACCAGCAAGACATGGACGGCTGGCCCAACTATTGGCCCGGCTTGCCGCCGATGTGGTACGCGACGCATTGCGTCAGCCCGTGTTTGGCGCTGATGAATAAGCTGGCGGAGAGCGTCGTTTGCCACGGTTCGGGGCGAATTCGTGAAGAACTAGTCCGGCACTACAACAGCCCGTATGCGATCGAGACGGCGACGTTCAAGATGCGCGATAGCGACGTGGTCGCCGAAGTGACTCGCAGCTTGTTCGACGTGGCCCGGCAATACCGCGAAAGTTTCGACGCCTACGGCGACAAAAAGAGCTTCGAGTGGCAGCAAATCGAGCACGAAAAGCCGACGATCCATACCAAGAACACTGCGGAAACGCCGCGCACGGAAGCGGAAATTCCGCAGCGCGTCAAAGTGCCCGACTACGCTCATCTGCTGCCGCGGTCGATTCGCAAATTCACGAAGAAGGGCGTCTACGACTTGGACGGAACGCAACATTTGTCGTTTACGCAAGGCGCTGGCCACGGCGGCTCGCACCCGCACTTGGCTCACGAATTTTTGATGTCGATCGTGGAAGAACGCCCTGCACGGCCAGACGCGGAAACAAGCGCCAACTGGACGATGACGGGCATTTGCGCTCACGAATCGGCGGTGAGCGGCGGAACGCGGGTGGAGATTCCGCGGTTCTAG
- a CDS encoding molybdopterin-dependent oxidoreductase, whose translation MLPPGQQLVACDKWPLVGERAPNGALDPWIIHVAGLVSNPQILALGGLRKFGWVEQVVDIHCVTRWSKPGVRFGGVTLQSILDRALPQPSARYISLVAHSHRHHSTSLPLADALELDTMLALEVNGEPLPVEHGGPVRVVVPGRYFYKSLKWLAAIELLADDRLGYWESVAGYHNRADPWREQRYVATGLTKQQAQVMLAARDIRSQELRNLAAAQFDLSGLTASRAILRNANFRRAKLSKANFDGANLSNAHFEDADLSSASFVGADVEGADFRGSNLRGANFSGASLVGVSFCEPFESTAGHDAIFQHGAKLDSTTLLPLGAAEMLTPDQSTYLKLVLRN comes from the coding sequence ATGCTTCCGCCCGGCCAACAACTCGTTGCCTGCGACAAGTGGCCGCTGGTTGGCGAGCGAGCGCCAAACGGCGCGCTCGATCCGTGGATCATCCACGTTGCCGGGTTGGTTTCCAACCCTCAAATTCTCGCGCTGGGCGGGCTAAGAAAATTCGGCTGGGTCGAGCAAGTCGTCGACATCCACTGCGTCACGCGCTGGTCAAAACCCGGCGTTCGATTTGGCGGCGTTACGCTCCAGTCGATTCTCGACCGCGCCTTGCCGCAGCCATCGGCTCGGTATATTTCGCTGGTCGCACACAGCCATCGGCATCACAGCACATCGCTGCCGCTAGCCGACGCTCTGGAACTGGACACGATGTTGGCGTTGGAAGTCAATGGCGAGCCGCTGCCGGTTGAACATGGTGGGCCGGTGCGCGTTGTTGTGCCGGGGCGATATTTTTATAAGAGCTTGAAATGGCTAGCGGCGATTGAGCTACTCGCCGACGATCGACTTGGCTACTGGGAAAGCGTCGCCGGCTATCACAACCGGGCCGACCCGTGGCGCGAGCAGCGATATGTCGCCACAGGATTGACCAAGCAGCAGGCCCAAGTCATGCTGGCCGCGCGCGACATCCGCAGCCAAGAACTGCGAAACTTGGCGGCGGCCCAGTTCGACCTATCGGGCCTGACCGCGAGCCGGGCGATCTTGCGAAACGCCAATTTTCGCCGCGCGAAGCTGTCCAAGGCAAACTTTGACGGCGCCAACCTCTCGAATGCCCACTTTGAGGACGCCGATTTGTCGTCCGCCAGCTTTGTCGGCGCCGATGTCGAAGGCGCGGATTTCCGCGGCAGCAATCTGCGCGGAGCCAATTTTTCCGGTGCATCGCTGGTGGGCGTTTCGTTTTGCGAGCCTTTCGAGAGTACGGCAGGCCATGATGCAATCTTCCAACATGGCGCGAAGCTGGACAGCACGACGCTGTTGCCACTCGGTGCCGCAGAAATGCTCACGCCCGACCAGTCTACCTATTTGAAACTGGTCCTACGAAATTGA
- a CDS encoding septation protein SpoVG family protein: MEITEVRIKLMDEPGERLQAFCSITFDDCFVIRDLKIIEGANGPFVAMPSRKLTSHCPQCGSKNHLRANFCNECGAKLNPNRAPLDEDGRAKLYADIAHPINSMCREAIQDRVIREFREEQERAKQPGYVSRYDDFDIDDYPAARGNRGAARNHPTTNYARLGSERSPRAQNSQPGPRGPHRTSVKSPSHHLPARDVPPSNDDGGSCSDKLDEFGAGIF, translated from the coding sequence GTGGAAATCACTGAAGTCCGCATCAAGTTAATGGACGAGCCAGGCGAGCGATTGCAGGCATTTTGCTCAATTACGTTCGACGACTGCTTCGTCATCCGAGATCTGAAAATCATCGAGGGTGCCAACGGTCCATTCGTGGCCATGCCCAGCCGCAAGCTCACGTCGCATTGCCCGCAGTGCGGTTCGAAAAATCACTTGCGTGCGAATTTCTGCAATGAATGCGGCGCGAAGTTGAATCCCAACCGCGCGCCGTTGGACGAGGACGGCCGAGCAAAGCTGTATGCCGATATCGCGCATCCCATCAACAGCATGTGTCGCGAGGCCATTCAGGATCGCGTAATTCGCGAGTTTCGCGAAGAGCAGGAACGGGCCAAGCAGCCGGGCTACGTTTCGCGTTACGACGATTTCGACATCGACGATTATCCTGCGGCGCGCGGCAATCGCGGAGCGGCGCGCAACCATCCGACGACCAACTACGCACGCCTAGGTAGCGAGCGCTCGCCACGGGCGCAAAACTCTCAGCCAGGACCAAGAGGGCCGCATCGGACGTCGGTGAAATCCCCTTCGCATCACCTACCCGCCAGAGATGTTCCGCCCAGCAACGACGATGGAGGATCGTGCTCGGATAAACTCGATGAGTTCGGTGCTGGAATCTTTTAA
- the yidD gene encoding membrane protein insertion efficiency factor YidD, with amino-acid sequence MKFLWVSLVHVPAWLVIAAVKVYQWTLSPLVGRQCRFYPTCSNYMIGAVKKYGAVRGVGKGVLRICRCHPWNRGGIDPP; translated from the coding sequence ATGAAGTTCTTATGGGTCAGCCTCGTGCATGTGCCGGCCTGGCTGGTGATTGCGGCGGTGAAAGTCTATCAGTGGACTCTCAGCCCGCTCGTGGGCCGACAGTGCCGATTTTATCCGACCTGCAGCAATTATATGATCGGGGCCGTGAAAAAATACGGCGCCGTTCGCGGCGTTGGCAAGGGTGTGCTGAGAATCTGCCGATGCCATCCGTGGAATCGCGGCGGGATCGATCCCCCATGA
- the hemW gene encoding radical SAM family heme chaperone HemW, whose translation MRQAAGDRQAKVSSRSAYIHVPFCQHRCGYCNFTLVAGRDDLIEPFLSSLERELGFLGQPCEVDTLFLGGGTPTHLRGDQLRRLLEIVLRWHPLSKVAEFSVEANPSDIDAETVDILANSGTTRLSLGAQSLHAEKLRLLERDHTAEQIATAIDIAGSRRLDVSLDLIFSAPGETLAQWRGDLQAAIGLCPDHISTYGLTLERGTTFWNRLRAGHLQPLGEEEERQMYATAIDDLTAAGFEHYEVSNFARPGKRCHHNEVYWTGGEYFAAGPSAARHIDGVRETNVRSVTAWLQKLSAGQRPIAEQERLSPEDRARELLVFGLRRLQGVRRGWFADRTGYEIDKLFAVPLRRFVVAGLLADDGDTVRLTREGLFVSDALWPHFLGK comes from the coding sequence ATGCGGCAGGCAGCAGGCGACAGGCAGGCGAAAGTTTCGTCGCGATCCGCATATATTCACGTGCCGTTTTGTCAGCATCGCTGCGGGTATTGCAACTTCACTTTGGTAGCCGGTCGCGATGATTTGATCGAACCATTTCTCTCGTCGCTCGAACGCGAATTGGGCTTCCTGGGCCAGCCTTGCGAAGTGGATACGCTGTTTCTCGGCGGTGGCACGCCGACGCATTTGCGCGGCGATCAGTTGCGGCGACTATTGGAAATTGTGCTGCGATGGCATCCGCTGTCGAAAGTGGCTGAATTCAGCGTCGAGGCGAATCCGAGCGATATCGACGCGGAAACGGTTGATATTCTGGCGAACAGCGGCACGACGCGGCTCAGCTTGGGCGCACAGTCGTTGCACGCCGAGAAACTGCGATTGCTGGAGCGCGATCATACGGCCGAGCAAATCGCCACCGCAATTGATATTGCGGGAAGCCGTCGGCTCGATGTATCGCTCGATCTGATTTTCAGCGCGCCCGGCGAAACGCTCGCTCAGTGGCGGGGCGACCTGCAAGCGGCCATCGGCCTTTGCCCCGATCATATTTCCACCTACGGGCTGACCTTGGAGCGGGGCACGACGTTTTGGAATCGCCTGCGCGCCGGCCATTTACAACCACTGGGGGAAGAGGAAGAACGGCAAATGTACGCGACGGCCATCGACGACCTAACCGCCGCGGGCTTCGAGCATTACGAAGTTTCTAATTTTGCCCGGCCCGGAAAGCGCTGCCATCACAACGAGGTCTATTGGACCGGCGGCGAGTACTTTGCCGCCGGACCGTCGGCCGCTCGGCACATCGACGGTGTGCGAGAAACCAACGTTCGCAGCGTGACGGCATGGCTGCAAAAGCTGTCGGCTGGCCAACGGCCAATTGCCGAGCAAGAGCGACTTTCGCCGGAAGATCGTGCGCGCGAACTACTCGTATTCGGCTTGCGGCGATTGCAAGGCGTTCGGCGGGGCTGGTTTGCCGATCGAACCGGCTACGAAATCGACAAACTGTTTGCCGTTCCGTTACGGCGATTTGTCGTTGCCGGACTGCTGGCGGACGACGGCGACACCGTGCGGCTGACGCGCGAAGGGCTGTTTGTCAGCGATGCACTCTGGCCGCATTTTCTTGGCAAGTAA